From a region of the Paenibacillus sp. R14(2021) genome:
- a CDS encoding ABC transporter permease → MNSGFWTVVGFTAKNKLRGKAFLITTIIIAVIMSIGINLPYLISKFSGEGKPTAVGYTDSAAGHTSSQLFTSTRLANSLNEIYAKQEKPELKLVPIADAGSAEANEQALKHAVSTGSIDGYLEFAPDKAGGFPSVTYKSESLMETKVSRSLTTSLQVVKMDAILNGGGLSDELKALLVAPIKLDTVQISAVEGAGSIGQGKTKEQQGMDMATVYVIIFMLFMAIIISGQMIASEITAEKSSRVMEILITSVAPLKAMFGKILGMFLVVLTQLAVYILVIVINMTLPQNADKLSEIGISLNAIDPVLLVYAILFFLTGFFLFATLFAAVGSIVSRTEDLGQAVLPITMLSLAGFYICMFGGLNNPGSMLIKVSSFIPFFAPYAMVVRLGLSDPPLWQVWLSILVLAVTILICGWLSARIYRAGVLMYGKKPSMKELVKAMRAYKA, encoded by the coding sequence ATGAATAGCGGCTTCTGGACGGTCGTCGGCTTCACGGCGAAGAACAAGCTGAGAGGCAAGGCATTTCTCATTACAACGATCATTATCGCGGTTATTATGAGCATCGGCATTAATCTGCCTTATCTCATCTCGAAGTTCAGCGGCGAGGGCAAGCCGACGGCGGTCGGCTATACCGACAGTGCCGCCGGCCATACAAGCTCGCAGCTGTTTACGTCAACGCGCCTCGCGAACAGTCTCAATGAAATTTACGCCAAGCAGGAGAAGCCGGAGCTAAAGCTTGTTCCAATTGCGGATGCGGGCTCGGCGGAGGCGAACGAGCAGGCGTTGAAGCACGCCGTATCGACCGGCAGCATCGATGGTTATCTTGAATTTGCGCCTGACAAGGCGGGAGGGTTCCCGTCCGTCACCTATAAGTCCGAAAGCCTTATGGAAACGAAGGTTTCGCGTTCGCTCACGACATCGCTGCAGGTAGTGAAGATGGATGCCATCCTGAACGGCGGAGGCCTGAGCGATGAGCTCAAAGCTCTATTGGTTGCGCCGATCAAGCTGGACACTGTCCAAATTTCGGCAGTAGAAGGAGCTGGCTCTATCGGCCAAGGGAAAACGAAGGAGCAGCAGGGCATGGACATGGCGACGGTATACGTAATTATTTTCATGCTGTTCATGGCGATTATCATCAGCGGCCAAATGATTGCAAGCGAGATTACGGCGGAGAAAAGCTCGCGCGTCATGGAAATTCTCATTACGAGCGTAGCGCCGCTGAAAGCGATGTTCGGCAAAATCCTCGGTATGTTCCTCGTCGTGCTGACGCAGCTGGCCGTCTACATCCTGGTCATCGTCATCAATATGACCTTGCCGCAGAACGCTGACAAACTAAGCGAAATCGGCATCTCGCTGAACGCGATTGACCCGGTTCTGCTCGTATATGCCATCCTGTTCTTCTTGACCGGCTTCTTCCTGTTTGCGACGCTGTTCGCCGCGGTCGGTTCCATCGTCAGCCGAACCGAGGATCTCGGGCAGGCGGTGCTTCCGATTACGATGCTGTCGCTCGCAGGCTTTTACATCTGCATGTTCGGCGGCTTGAACAATCCCGGCTCCATGCTGATCAAGGTGTCGTCGTTCATTCCATTCTTCGCGCCTTACGCGATGGTCGTTCGGCTCGGTCTGTCCGATCCGCCGCTATGGCAGGTGTGGCTGTCAATTCTCGTCCTTGCCGTTACGATTCTGATCTGCGGCTGGCTCTCCGCGCGGATCTACCGCGCCGGTGTGCTCATGTACGGTAAGAAGCCTTCGATGAAGGAGCTTGTGAAGGCGATGCGTGCGTATAAGGCGTAG
- a CDS encoding antibiotic biosynthesis monooxygenase — protein MILVENRIEVKKGFGEAVLERFRKPKTVHTFDGFVRMDVLHSVNEAGNDEIRVCTTWRDEPSFQAWASSQSFSSAHGRRPEETERSESEKSSGHPHGGSQPSESNEGGTIIGNKVTIYEVFASHLPETAADVAVHAAANSKADSAVNS, from the coding sequence ATGATTCTTGTGGAAAATCGTATTGAGGTTAAAAAAGGGTTTGGCGAGGCTGTCTTGGAACGTTTCCGTAAACCGAAAACGGTTCATACATTTGATGGATTCGTTCGCATGGATGTTTTGCACAGCGTGAATGAAGCGGGCAACGATGAAATTCGGGTATGCACGACTTGGAGAGACGAGCCATCGTTCCAAGCTTGGGCGAGCAGCCAATCCTTCAGCAGTGCTCATGGCCGTCGTCCCGAGGAAACGGAACGTTCGGAGAGCGAGAAGTCTTCGGGACATCCTCATGGTGGATCGCAGCCATCGGAGTCGAATGAAGGAGGCACCATTATTGGCAATAAAGTGACGATCTATGAAGTGTTTGCCTCACACTTGCCTGAAACAGCAGCAGATGTCGCCGTTCATGCTGCAGCAAATAGTAAAGCAGACTCGGCAGTCAATTCTTAA
- a CDS encoding DUF4367 domain-containing protein — MSDMNDRLQGRLRQELDEVLFASLELSEQTKGEIRKRAATANASRRRIFPKSWMTGAASAAAVILIIAGCLIFGQPNVPAPGGNPSGSVTPGGVSGTELSQLITTPLSTAEEAKAAFGAGLLIPRVLPEGYALSEIASTGMKDQPVRDMVFTYTSGEKAITFMASRAAASFPADLFTATKVNGEDGFVFEQETFTELYWTENGIQFAVTGPISAEEAMRVAESVSD, encoded by the coding sequence ATGTCGGACATGAATGATAGGCTGCAGGGTCGTCTGCGGCAAGAGTTGGATGAGGTATTGTTTGCCTCACTGGAACTGAGCGAACAGACGAAGGGGGAGATCAGAAAACGGGCGGCCACCGCGAATGCGAGCCGGCGTCGCATCTTCCCGAAATCGTGGATGACGGGAGCGGCGTCAGCGGCCGCAGTCATTCTGATAATCGCAGGCTGCTTGATTTTTGGGCAGCCGAACGTTCCGGCTCCTGGCGGCAATCCAAGCGGCAGCGTGACTCCGGGCGGCGTCTCCGGTACGGAGCTGTCCCAGTTAATTACGACTCCGCTTAGCACCGCGGAAGAAGCGAAAGCGGCATTTGGAGCGGGTCTGCTTATCCCGCGCGTCTTGCCGGAGGGCTACGCGCTTTCGGAGATCGCGTCGACGGGGATGAAGGATCAGCCCGTCAGGGACATGGTGTTCACGTACACGTCGGGGGAGAAAGCGATCACGTTCATGGCGAGCCGTGCTGCGGCCTCTTTCCCCGCGGACCTGTTCACGGCGACGAAGGTGAACGGCGAAGACGGCTTCGTGTTCGAGCAGGAGACGTTCACCGAGCTGTATTGGACGGAGAACGGCATCCAATTCGCCGTGACAGGGCCGATTTCGGCTGAAGAAGCGATGAGGGTCGCCGAATCGGTCAGTGATTGA
- a CDS encoding FMN-dependent NADH-azoreductase, with product MATVLYVNAHPLDRSVSHSLSVGYEFLQAYRRANPEDEIVNLDLCYMDIPQLDADVLTGWNQLKSGSSLDQLSSGARAKVVRLSELVDQFLAADKIVVVNPVWNFLFPPVLKAYIDAICIPGKTVDYTPAGPIGLASDKKLLHIQASGSVLSEGTAAAFEFSHRYLTAVAQYMGIPSIEVIYVEGTGRAPNQVAAMKEQAIRQAHELAASF from the coding sequence ATGGCAACCGTTCTATATGTAAACGCACACCCGCTTGATCGGAGCGTATCCCATAGCTTGTCTGTAGGTTACGAATTTCTACAGGCTTACCGGAGAGCAAATCCTGAGGATGAGATTGTTAATCTGGATCTCTGTTATATGGACATTCCTCAATTAGATGCCGATGTATTGACGGGCTGGAATCAATTGAAAAGCGGCAGCTCGCTCGATCAATTAAGCTCGGGTGCTCGGGCGAAAGTAGTCCGGTTGAGCGAACTGGTGGATCAGTTTCTCGCTGCGGACAAAATCGTCGTCGTCAATCCGGTATGGAACTTCTTATTCCCTCCCGTATTGAAAGCCTATATTGACGCCATATGCATACCGGGGAAAACAGTCGATTATACGCCAGCAGGCCCGATCGGTTTAGCTTCCGACAAAAAGCTGCTTCATATTCAGGCATCCGGCAGCGTGCTGTCGGAGGGCACTGCGGCTGCATTCGAGTTCAGCCACCGCTACTTGACGGCGGTAGCTCAGTACATGGGCATACCTTCCATCGAAGTGATTTATGTCGAGGGTACGGGAAGAGCGCCTAATCAAGTAGCAGCGATGAAAGAACAAGCCATCCGACAAGCGCACGAGCTTGCTGCGAGCTTCTAA
- a CDS encoding YjjG family noncanonical pyrimidine nucleotidase produces the protein MSYQILLFDLDDTLLDFGACEAEALNHLFHDHGYTFSDELFHVYNAVNKQLWADYESGRIGLDEVLNTRFSETMSRLGKDVDGMEWENRYRELLGNGSQLHMEGALEVCQHLSASHRLFIATNGITVTQIKRLKQSGLFDFFEAIFDSQSIGFQKPSTAFFDYVMRHIKDFNKKQALMIGDSLNTDIKGGNLSGIDTCWINRKAHEGSAEIRSTYTITSLLQLFDIVSPKK, from the coding sequence ATGAGCTATCAAATTCTGCTATTTGATTTGGATGATACGTTGTTGGATTTTGGCGCATGTGAGGCGGAGGCGTTAAACCACCTGTTTCACGATCACGGCTATACGTTCTCGGATGAGTTATTCCATGTCTATAATGCCGTCAACAAACAGCTGTGGGCGGATTATGAGAGCGGAAGGATTGGTTTGGATGAGGTGCTAAACACGAGATTTTCAGAAACGATGTCGAGACTGGGAAAAGACGTGGATGGCATGGAATGGGAGAATCGGTACAGAGAGCTGCTGGGCAATGGAAGTCAGCTCCATATGGAAGGAGCATTGGAAGTTTGCCAGCACTTATCTGCCTCCCATCGACTGTTTATCGCTACTAATGGCATAACGGTTACCCAGATCAAGCGATTGAAGCAGTCGGGTTTATTTGACTTTTTTGAAGCTATATTTGATTCTCAGAGCATTGGCTTTCAGAAGCCGTCAACCGCGTTCTTCGACTACGTCATGCGTCATATCAAAGACTTTAATAAGAAGCAAGCGCTTATGATCGGCGATTCGTTAAATACGGATATCAAAGGCGGTAATCTGTCAGGCATTGATACCTGCTGGATTAATCGTAAGGCGCATGAAGGTTCTGCAGAAATTCGCAGCACGTATACAATCACGAGCTTGTTGCAATTATTCGATATCGTTTCGCCGAAGAAATAG
- a CDS encoding sigma-70 family RNA polymerase sigma factor — MGVVFVKPAGSTNKEPFAKEPDQVLEQLMDRFGAIVLRTAYFYTGDRHLAEDISQDVFLRAYRKWTSFRGDSSVQTWLTTITINICRDKMGVRMFTERPTDPIHMDRGRTVSVEDEAIERMEKSEVLRHLLSLPLPYQEVIYLYYYLELSTREIAQATSSPEGTVRNRLHRAREALAREMKKEE, encoded by the coding sequence GTGGGGGTGGTATTTGTGAAGCCGGCCGGCTCAACAAACAAGGAACCTTTTGCGAAAGAACCCGATCAGGTGCTTGAGCAGCTGATGGATCGTTTCGGCGCGATCGTCCTGCGTACGGCTTATTTCTATACGGGAGATCGGCACCTTGCCGAGGATATCAGCCAAGATGTCTTCCTGCGCGCATATCGAAAATGGACATCGTTTCGAGGTGACAGCTCCGTCCAGACGTGGCTTACAACAATCACAATCAATATATGCCGAGACAAAATGGGTGTACGAATGTTCACGGAACGGCCGACGGACCCGATTCACATGGATCGGGGGCGAACGGTCAGCGTCGAGGACGAGGCGATCGAACGCATGGAGAAGAGCGAAGTGCTGCGGCATTTGCTCAGCTTGCCGTTACCGTATCAGGAAGTGATCTACTTGTATTATTACCTGGAACTGAGCACACGGGAGATCGCGCAAGCGACGTCGTCTCCCGAGGGAACCGTGCGCAACCGGCTGCACCGTGCGCGCGAGGCGCTCGCTCGGGAAATGAAGAAGGAGGAATAG
- a CDS encoding AAA family ATPase: MNKHNAYLRQIQLKRTLIPSYNSYPFNLGVIKSLNQLDFHPKVTYIVGENGMGKSTLMESIAVAWGFNPEGGTINFSFSTKATHSDLFEYIQLIKGHQRPKDGFFFRAESYYNLASNIDDLDRQFSFGPPLKDSYGGKSLHEQSHGESFFSAFVHRFGGKGLYILDEPEAALSPLRQMAMLTRIHELVQQNSQFIISTHSPILMAYPESIIYNLKPEGIEICSLEETDHYLITREFINNKEKMLNQLFED; the protein is encoded by the coding sequence ATGAATAAGCATAACGCCTACTTAAGGCAAATTCAGCTTAAGAGAACGTTAATTCCCTCTTACAATTCCTATCCGTTTAATTTAGGGGTAATTAAAAGCCTCAATCAGCTTGATTTCCACCCGAAAGTAACGTACATCGTTGGCGAGAACGGGATGGGAAAATCGACGTTAATGGAATCCATTGCCGTAGCATGGGGGTTCAATCCTGAGGGCGGCACGATCAACTTTTCCTTTTCGACGAAAGCTACACATTCTGACTTATTTGAATACATCCAATTGATAAAAGGTCATCAACGTCCCAAGGATGGTTTCTTTTTTAGAGCCGAAAGTTATTATAATCTGGCTTCAAACATAGATGATCTCGATCGTCAATTTTCATTTGGTCCACCACTTAAAGATTCTTACGGCGGCAAATCCTTGCACGAACAATCGCACGGCGAGTCGTTTTTCTCCGCATTCGTACATCGTTTTGGAGGCAAAGGACTGTATATTCTGGATGAACCCGAAGCCGCATTGTCTCCTCTGCGCCAAATGGCGATGCTTACTCGAATCCATGAATTGGTTCAACAAAACTCCCAGTTTATTATTTCAACGCATTCCCCCATTCTTATGGCCTATCCGGAATCGATTATTTACAATCTGAAGCCAGAGGGTATCGAAATCTGTTCGCTTGAGGAAACCGATCATTACTTGATTACGAGAGAGTTTATCAATAATAAGGAAAAGATGCTTAACCAGTTATTTGAAGACTAA
- a CDS encoding 2,4'-dihydroxyacetophenone dioxygenase family protein produces MSRLVEDSVIRFAERFQLPERIFHIDEIPWIPFDRGISNCFFKPLRFDLNTGTWIYLFKIKSNQTLTRHRHTGGTVIGYNIQGQWRYQGREWIARPGTFIFEPPGDIHTLITEDEEVITLFILGGSLQYFDEDNQIIGQDDIYTVLKKYKDYCQENDIPIRDDLIY; encoded by the coding sequence ATGAGTAGATTAGTTGAAGATTCAGTTATTCGGTTTGCTGAAAGGTTTCAGCTGCCTGAAAGAATCTTTCATATTGATGAAATACCGTGGATTCCATTTGATAGGGGCATAAGTAATTGCTTTTTCAAACCGTTGAGATTCGATTTAAATACAGGAACATGGATATATTTATTTAAGATAAAGAGTAATCAAACCTTAACACGTCATAGACATACCGGTGGAACAGTTATCGGATATAACATTCAAGGACAATGGAGATATCAGGGTAGAGAATGGATAGCAAGGCCGGGCACTTTTATTTTTGAACCACCTGGAGACATACATACATTAATTACTGAAGATGAAGAGGTTATAACATTATTCATATTAGGGGGATCATTACAATACTTTGATGAGGATAATCAAATCATAGGACAAGATGATATTTATACCGTTTTGAAGAAATATAAGGACTATTGCCAAGAAAACGATATTCCAATAAGGGATGATTTAATATATTAG
- a CDS encoding ABC transporter ATP-binding protein, with product MNALSLEGVFKQYGDKTAVNGISFDVAPGEIYGLLGANGAGKTTTMRMVLGLIYPDAGQIRYDGKAYGKELLKGLGYLPEERGLYPKVKVSEQILYLAQLRGMSRREADSSLKRWLDRFGVPEYYGKRVEELSKGNQQKIQFIAAVIHNPRIVIMDEAFSGLDPVNVELLKSTVKELRDAGSCILFSTHRMEHVEELCRNITILHRSNPVLQGNLKAIKKQFPRERVILATDGDVSGIEAVDGVLQVARHEYGYEVLISSEAAGRPILELALAQTGVTRFEIMEPTLNEIFIKTVGENHE from the coding sequence ATGAATGCTTTATCGCTGGAAGGGGTTTTCAAGCAGTACGGCGACAAGACGGCCGTGAACGGCATCAGCTTCGACGTTGCGCCAGGTGAGATTTATGGGCTGCTCGGCGCGAACGGCGCAGGCAAAACAACGACGATGCGCATGGTGCTCGGCCTTATTTACCCCGATGCGGGACAGATTCGCTACGACGGCAAGGCGTACGGCAAAGAACTGTTGAAGGGGCTAGGCTACCTGCCCGAAGAGCGGGGGCTATACCCGAAAGTGAAGGTTAGCGAGCAGATTCTATACCTCGCACAGCTTCGCGGCATGTCCCGAAGAGAAGCCGACAGCAGCCTGAAGCGCTGGCTGGATCGCTTCGGCGTACCGGAATACTACGGGAAACGGGTCGAGGAGCTGTCCAAAGGCAATCAGCAGAAAATCCAGTTTATCGCGGCGGTCATTCACAATCCGCGCATCGTGATCATGGACGAAGCGTTCAGCGGGCTGGACCCCGTCAACGTCGAGCTGCTGAAATCGACCGTGAAGGAGCTTCGCGACGCCGGTTCGTGCATTCTGTTCTCGACGCACCGGATGGAGCATGTCGAGGAACTGTGCCGCAACATTACGATTCTGCATCGCTCGAATCCCGTGCTGCAGGGCAATCTCAAGGCGATCAAGAAGCAGTTTCCGCGGGAGCGGGTCATTCTCGCGACGGACGGCGACGTGTCAGGAATCGAAGCGGTGGACGGCGTGCTTCAGGTCGCGCGGCATGAATACGGTTACGAGGTATTGATCAGCAGCGAGGCGGCGGGACGACCGATTTTGGAGCTGGCGCTGGCGCAAACCGGGGTAACACGCTTCGAGATCATGGAACCGACGTTGAACGAAATCTTTATTAAAACGGTGGGTGAGAATCATGAATAG
- a CDS encoding DMT family transporter, giving the protein MKYMLFVLAGACCFGLLGTFVKKAYETGFNVGDVVGSQNLFGVAMLWLLVLVTAKSAKRSEASQTAHVTWRQALVLMTVGTTTGLTGMLYYSALQYIPSSFAIILLFQFTWMGILLEAVVERKRPGTRTVLSIIVLFAGILMASGYVGGSHKGVSLIGISLGLLSAVTYTLFIWFSGRTAKHVAPINRSAIMLSGSFILAMLVFPPHFIIDGSLYKGLLPWGLLLALFGIVIPPLFYAIGVPRVGGGLASILSAVELPMAVMMSYVVLNENVGWLQWLGVGITMCGIALPQIMKRSSFKVSESYKA; this is encoded by the coding sequence ATGAAATACATGTTATTTGTTTTAGCCGGGGCATGCTGCTTTGGTTTATTAGGAACTTTCGTCAAGAAAGCTTATGAAACCGGCTTTAATGTTGGCGATGTTGTCGGCAGTCAAAACCTGTTCGGCGTGGCGATGTTATGGCTATTGGTACTTGTGACCGCGAAATCAGCGAAACGATCCGAGGCTTCGCAAACCGCCCACGTAACATGGCGTCAGGCGCTCGTGCTCATGACCGTAGGCACAACGACAGGCTTAACCGGTATGCTGTACTATTCAGCGCTCCAGTATATTCCGTCTTCATTCGCGATAATCTTATTATTCCAATTTACGTGGATGGGAATCCTGCTTGAAGCCGTGGTTGAACGCAAACGTCCTGGCACACGTACGGTGTTATCCATTATCGTCTTATTCGCTGGCATACTAATGGCAAGCGGCTATGTGGGCGGAAGTCATAAGGGAGTCTCCTTGATCGGCATTTCACTCGGTTTGTTGTCTGCAGTTACCTACACGCTCTTTATTTGGTTTAGCGGGCGAACAGCCAAACATGTCGCTCCGATCAACCGAAGCGCGATTATGTTGTCCGGCTCGTTTATTCTCGCCATGTTGGTGTTTCCGCCGCATTTTATTATAGATGGTTCTTTGTACAAAGGTTTGTTGCCTTGGGGGCTTCTGCTTGCGCTCTTCGGTATCGTGATTCCACCCTTGTTCTATGCCATTGGCGTGCCGCGCGTTGGCGGCGGACTCGCTTCAATCTTGAGCGCCGTTGAACTGCCGATGGCCGTCATGATGTCGTACGTCGTGCTGAATGAGAACGTCGGCTGGCTGCAATGGCTTGGCGTAGGCATCACAATGTGCGGAATCGCGCTGCCGCAAATCATGAAACGGAGCAGCTTCAAGGTCTCCGAATCATACAAGGCATAA
- a CDS encoding Rrf2 family transcriptional regulator, translating to MQYSIGVEYALHCLVYLIDIPPDASIGIKELSSFQGISETYLSKIFRKLTKAGIVNSVPGVNGGYKLARPAADISFWDVVDAVEGAPSLFQCKNIKNNSYLCRDEDFKTCTMATPCVINLAMLDAEESMRTNLRKKSLRWLKEELSRVLTPQSLQDTREFFASSYKG from the coding sequence ATGCAGTATAGTATTGGTGTCGAATATGCACTGCATTGCTTAGTATATTTAATCGATATTCCGCCTGATGCGAGCATCGGGATTAAGGAGCTTTCCAGTTTTCAAGGAATCTCGGAAACCTATCTTTCGAAGATTTTTAGAAAACTAACGAAAGCAGGCATCGTAAATTCCGTCCCCGGCGTCAACGGGGGCTATAAATTAGCCAGACCCGCAGCAGATATTTCATTCTGGGATGTCGTTGATGCGGTCGAAGGCGCTCCATCGCTTTTTCAATGTAAAAACATCAAAAATAACAGCTATCTCTGCCGGGATGAAGACTTTAAAACATGCACAATGGCCACACCGTGCGTGATCAACTTAGCCATGCTTGACGCCGAAGAAAGCATGCGGACGAATTTGCGTAAGAAGTCGCTTAGATGGTTGAAAGAAGAGCTTAGCCGTGTATTAACCCCACAATCGCTTCAAGATACGCGTGAGTTTTTTGCCAGCAGCTACAAAGGTTGA
- a CDS encoding carboxymuconolactone decarboxylase family protein codes for MKVRLNYVSASPEALQTMLKFEGFIKKSGLDANLYELIKIRASQINGCAFCINMHTRDARKIGETEQRIYLLNAWREAPFYTDKERAVLELTEAVTRISEGGVPQDLYERVRAHVDEAEYVVIIMAINTINAWNRIAISTGMFPEEE; via the coding sequence ATGAAGGTCAGATTGAATTATGTCAGTGCAAGCCCAGAGGCGCTGCAAACGATGCTGAAGTTTGAAGGGTTTATCAAGAAAAGCGGGCTGGATGCGAATTTATATGAGCTCATTAAAATCAGAGCATCGCAAATTAACGGGTGTGCGTTCTGCATCAACATGCATACGCGGGACGCTCGGAAAATAGGCGAGACGGAGCAGCGGATTTATTTGCTTAATGCGTGGCGTGAAGCTCCTTTCTATACCGACAAAGAAAGAGCCGTGCTTGAACTTACGGAAGCCGTAACCCGAATTTCCGAAGGAGGCGTGCCGCAGGATTTGTACGAAAGAGTACGTGCACACGTGGATGAGGCCGAATATGTGGTCATCATTATGGCGATCAACACCATCAATGCATGGAACCGAATCGCTATTTCTACAGGGATGTTCCCGGAAGAGGAGTAA
- a CDS encoding carboxymuconolactone decarboxylase family protein, translated as MKERLNYMKVQPESLQTLLKLEGYVKKSGLEEKLVELIKIRTSQINGCAFCIDMHTKDARAMGETEQRLYLLNAWREAPFYTDAERAALALTEAVTKISDAGVPQHLYELVRNYYDESEYVDLIMAINAINCWNRMAISTGMVPGEYQPAVRK; from the coding sequence ATGAAGGAAAGACTGAATTATATGAAAGTACAGCCGGAGTCCCTGCAGACGCTATTGAAATTGGAAGGGTACGTGAAGAAGAGCGGTCTCGAAGAGAAGCTGGTCGAGCTGATTAAAATTCGCACCTCGCAAATCAATGGCTGTGCGTTCTGCATAGATATGCATACGAAAGACGCGCGTGCCATGGGTGAGACGGAACAGCGCCTCTACCTGCTGAACGCATGGCGTGAAGCGCCATTCTACACGGATGCGGAGCGGGCTGCGCTTGCATTGACGGAAGCCGTGACCAAGATCTCGGATGCTGGCGTGCCGCAGCATTTGTACGAGCTGGTCCGGAATTATTACGACGAGAGCGAGTATGTCGATTTGATTATGGCGATTAATGCGATCAACTGCTGGAACCGCATGGCGATCTCCACAGGCATGGTGCCAGGCGAATATCAGCCGGCTGTTCGTAAATAA